In Solanum pennellii chromosome 7, SPENNV200, the following are encoded in one genomic region:
- the LOC107024583 gene encoding universal stress protein PHOS32-like encodes MTQPLLKLTNSLLISPNFSLSAAHRRVAIAVDLSDESAFAVKWAVQNYLRPGDAVILLHVRPTSVLYGADWGSTSTSPAHKIERDYEIFTNNKATELAVPLVEANVPFKIHIVKDRDMKERLCLEVERLRLSAMIMGSRGFGENESRGIVSKGKLGSVSDYCVKNCICPVVVVRYPQQDEYGDGAVEKKAAIEAELPPVPEEEHEYHDADDELKGE; translated from the coding sequence ATGACTCAACCACTTCTAAAACTAACCAATTCCCTTCTCATTTCCCCCAATTTTTCACTCTCCGCCGCACACCGCCGCGTCGCCATTGCCGTCGATCTCAGTGACGAGAGTGCCTTCGCCGTTAAATGGGCCGTCCAAAACTACCTCCGTCCAGGAGACGCCGTAATCCTCCTCCACGTCCGACCAACTTCCGTCCTCTACGGTGCAGATTGGGGAAGCACCTCCACCTCCCCTGCTCACAAAATCGAACGAGATTATGAAATTTTCACCAACAATAAAGCGACTGAATTAGCGGTACCTTTAGTAGAAGCGAATGTTCCGTTCAAAATTCACATAGTGAAAGATCGGGATATGAAGGAAAGGCTTTGTTTAGAAGTGGAGAGGTTGAGATTGAGTGCGATGATTATGGGAAGCAGAGGatttggggaaaatgaaagCAGAGGAATTGTTAGTAAAGGGAAACTTGGAAGTGTGAGTGATTACTGCGTCAAAAACTGTATTTGTCCTGTTGTGGTTGTTAGATACCCACAACAAGATGAATACGGCGACGGAGCAGTGGAGAAGAAGGCGGCGATTGAGGCTGAGCTGCCACCGGTACCGGAGGAGGAGCACGAGTATCATGATGCTGATGATGAGCTAAAAG